In Acipenser ruthenus chromosome 16, fAciRut3.2 maternal haplotype, whole genome shotgun sequence, the following proteins share a genomic window:
- the LOC117412634 gene encoding pro-thyrotropin-releasing hormone-A-like, producing the protein MRAACLILLASLTVCNLTVNLGQRVSNEGETEERVPLDEILHRAENLIIRSILKKLEVEDTVNGQVSPQQEWLSKRQHPGKRFQDDLEKRQHPGKRDEDEDTLYLDVQKRQHPGKREEEEDYIDVLKRQHPGKREDEAESYTEVQKRQHPGRRSLWDQYADIPSTQVAYLSELSKRQHPGKRYAMLNKRQHPGRRSLDEELDLGELQDLEKRQHPGKRYLDSDSEYSNPPPCDIQDPATCSKASLLLELLDNVNKSRAEEKRQHPGRRLALEGGSTDLE; encoded by the exons ATGAGGGCTGCCTGCTTGATACTGTTAGCATCTCTTACTGTTTGCAATCTTACCGTGAACTTGGGGCAGCGTGTTTCAAATGAAGGGGAAACCGAAGAACGAGTACCTTTAGATGAAATTCTACACCGAGCCGAAAACCTCATCATCAGATCCATCCTAAAAAAGCTGGAAGTGGAAGACACTGTTAACG GACAAGTCTCTCCTCAGCAGGAATGGCTTTCTAAGAGACAACATCCTGGGAAGAGGTTCCAAGATGATCTAGAGAAAAGACAGCATCCTGGAAAACGAGATGAAGATGAAGACACGCTTTACCTGGACGTCCAGAAAAGACAGCACCCTGGAAAAAGGGAGGAGGAAGAGGACTACATAGACGTGCTAAAGAGACAGCATCCAGGGAAAAGGGAGGATGAGGCTGAATCGTATACGGAGGTGCAGAAGAGGCAGCATCCGGGCAGAAGGTCCTTGTGGGACCAGTACGCAGATATCCCCAGCACCCAGGTGGCTTACCTGAGTGAGCTATCCAAAAGGCAGCACCCTGGCAAACGGTACGCGATGCTTAACAAACGTCAGCACCCGGGGAGGAGAAGCTTGGACGAGGAGCTGGACCTTGGGGAGCTTCAAGACTTGGAGAAGCGGCAGCACCCTGGCAAGCGATATCTGGATTCAGATTCCGAGTACAGCAACCCACCTCCCTGTGATATCCAAGACCCTGCTACTTGCAGCAAGGCTAGTTTGTTGTTAGAGTTGCTAGATAATGTGAACAAGAGCAGGGCTGAAGAGAAAAGGCAACACCCTGGGAGGAGGCTTGCTTTAGAGGGGGGATCAACAGATCTGGAGTAA